The window ATggcatcatctcccaaagttaatgacCTTTTGGAATTGGACTTATCAGATCCTTTTAATGGTTCATTAAGGGGTAATAGAGATGTTGGAGCATAAATCGGCAATAAGAATTCATCATGCCTCAAAAAAGTTGCAACTGGCCAAATGTAATGGGTGTGGGAAATTCTTGAATCTCTTGCACTTTTCATTCATCGGGAAAAATACCATGTTGTGTAACTCTATATCCCAAAAATATAAGGTCAATAGTGCCAAAAGTGCATTTACTggattgatcacaatgccaaGCTCATCAAGCCTctaaaacaatgagataaggtagcacttatagaacatggaacaataaggcacagtacaggcccttcagctcttgatgttgtggtgacccatatattccttcttaaaaaaaggtactaaaacctccctatcccataacctctatttttctttcatccgtgtgtctcagagtctcttaactgcccccccccctcccccaatgtttcagcctccaccaccatccctgacaaggcattccaggaatccacaactctctgtgtaaaaaaaaacttacccctgatgcctcccctaaacttccctcccttaactttgtacttgtgtcctctggtgtttgctaatcctgccctgggaaacaggcgctggctgtccaccctatctctgcctctcataatcttgttgatctcaatcaagtctcctctcattcttccacactccaaagagaaaagtctcagctctgctaacctttccccctaagacttaatttccaatccaggcaacatcctggtaaatctcctctgcaccctctccatagcttccacatccttcctataattgcaACCAGAATATCATCGATGTAAGCAAACACAAAATCAAAGCCAGCGAGTACATGCTCCATAAACcattggaatgtctgagctgaaTGGCATTTGCAGCAACTCAAATGTGCCAAAAGAGGTAATTACTGCTGTCTTCATGACACCAGAAGGCTCAAATGGAATTTGATAGTGAGCACATACCTGTCATAGAGGTTTGCTGAACAGTCTTGTAAATTGGAGATCTTGTATCGGTCAGGCATGgtagaattgttcagggcacaatAATCACCACAAGGCTGCCGAGATCCAGGAGGTTTTTTTGGAACCATATGCAATGGTGAAGCCCAGGAGCTGTCAGATCTATGGACTATGCCCAACACTTGCATGTGATCGAATTCCAATTTTGCGATTTTGGGGGCAATCTACAAACTCGCGTTACCACCAGAGGATCCCGAGTCTCTTTATGGTAGGTTACTGTATGTTTAACATCTGTATGATGATACCATGGGGTCACTAGGTGAGGGAAACACAAGCAAGGttcggaaagggcaggagccaggttgaaggcgtGTCAGGTGGCTGACGACATTAAAAGGATGACAGATGTATACAAGAGTTGCAGACCACGAcgcaacaatttttaaaattcaccaacAAAGAaatatgtgacaagaaatccactcccaaaatggaatttgctagATTTGCAGTCATGAAAACCCACCATAAAGGTTTCTTGAGATCGAAATCCGGCATGAGTGAGCTCTGGCCATATGTTTGTCATGAGAATCATTCGCAGCTGAAAGAACACGACATATTGGGTGTCTGCGTTCCTCCATGGTTGGAGCGACCACTGAAAATTCTGCACAGGAattgacaagaaattgaacaaCCAAGAGACGATCTTTGAGGAAAAGATGGTAGCTGACATGCCCATGGGCAGCAGTGGCCTCTACTGctggacctggtcatttcccccTGTCATTTGAAGAAGTTGCAAGGTGGCTGAAAGGACCAGACAGCAACACCAAATCTCTGGTGTTTCCAATAAATATGCTGTCTGGCGCCTCTACCACGTCCTGAACCACCACGATTCCAACCAGGTCAATGGAAGGAATTCTGTTGCATGGCTAAAGCCTGGACCTGTGTAGTCAAtgctgccatttgctgctccGATTCAGTTATCTTCGATTAATATGGTGCTGGTGCTATCTTCGATTAAGGAAGGGCTGGCATTACCTGTGGTtatacaaccgctgcaaccatgtctgcctgtcccgcatcggacttgtcagccacaaacgagccagcagctgacgtggactttacccctccataaatcttcgtctgcgaagccaagccaaagaaaagaaagaacaaccacagcactgggctgcatgcccaccagcctactgcagggggcgacctctgtacctgcaggtagacgacctgggaggctgactctacctggccagctgtcaatcaccaacctgtatatagacttgagcTGACCCCTCCCAGGCCAGTCACAGACATGTCCAGAGTTTAAgaggattaaagcctgtagtacagtctttcctgtgttttgtgtctgcttgctacACCACCAGACTACCTTCAATTGATAAGGTGATGTCCAGTGTAATTATTCTTCCCAAGTTCAGCAATAAGTGTAACCAAGTTTGCAGTATACAGAATGAAAGGAGTGAGAGGTTGGAATGCAGTAATGACATTGTAAATTTGGCAATGTTAACAAAGACAGGGCCAGGCTCACAGTGAGATCTGAACCAAAAGGCATGCAGtacaaaaatatatcataaatagTTGGAGAGAAGCATGTTTTCCATTGGACTATTCAATATAATTGATATCCTATAATTATTTCACGGTATGATTTAAACCATGATCAATGTTTTATATCCACAGCCCAAAAAATTGCAGTGCGTGATTGCTTCCCTGACATAGCGATCCAAGCAAGTATCTAGAATGTATTCTGTGATGTTATGTTCCACCTtgttattcatatttattttacccaggatatatgaagattaaatctAACTTTATTACCATATGACCCTTGAAACATCAGTTGAATTTTCTGCTGTTGGAATGCTGCTGCTTTCGTTTCGTTACATTACAATGTGGGTGCAGTGCCCTCTGCAGGGTATGTTGGGCATTACTATTTTGAAATTTGAACCTTTGGTGAATAGGAATAcaaaactgaagatgctggaaatttttaaattttcatttctaAATTTGGCTACAGcacaagctcatgctgcccaaatacacccatgtgaccaattagcaTACAAAGgacaaattgaaaacttggctgaagggtgcaccaacaatcttgcacttCATCTCACCAAAAAaccaggagctgattgttgacttcaggaagggaaaactagaggtggacgatccattgatcattgggggaacagagatggagagggtgagcaaatttaagttcttaggagtcactatcttggagaatctttcctggacccaacacactaatggaatCACAATAAAAGCACATCAGCGCATCTACTTCCTTAGGGGTTTGTGGAGGAGTTTGATGTGACATTGGAAATCCTACAGATTTAttgttgaaagtgtgctgaccatggTGTGGTAGGGGACATTGatactcctgagcgtaaagccttgcaaaagtcagtggacacagtccaagcaaaaccctccccaccattgacaaGATCTGCAGACAATGCTGACAtcagagagagcagcagcaatcatgaaggatccacaccactcaccacactttgttctcgctgctgccatcaggaaagaggtagagatgccacaagacccacaccaccaggttcaggaacagctaccacccctccacaatcagactcctcaacaacaaattcaatcaggaactcgtttaaggacttttactttttgCACAtaattgattctttttctctctctgtattgcagtttgtttacatttctttatttgtctacatgtgtatgttgagtagtttttttgcactaccaataaatggtaattctgccttgcccacaggaaaaagaatctaagggttgtatgtgatgtcatggatgtactttgacaataaatctgaaattaaactcTTTACCCATAAGTTAAAGGAATATGGGAGAAACCAGACACCTGGAGGAAAACCCatgaaggtcatggggagaatgtgcaaactccttgcagacaatgctagattcaaacccaggtcactggttctCTAATACTACAGTCTTGAGTAACAATGACAAGCAGGAGggtctcagtgggtcaggcaacacccatgggtagaaatgatcagtcaatgtgcAGGTTAGGTTGGGACCTTTTATTAAGACAAAAGTGGGGAGAGGAGATGTCAACTTTATCAAGAGTTGGAAGAAGTTGGGGAGGAGCTAAGAGAGGTTGaagaagaaagtttgcagatgctgaggtcgagtgcaatacacaaatgttctggagaaactcagcaggtcacgcagcatccattggaagtaaagggtaaccaatgtttcagacctggttGGTATCTCATGAAGGGCTCAGATCAAAACCTtgagttaccctttacttccaatagatgctgcatgacctgctgagtttctccagcacatttgtatattgaTCAGGGATAAGAAGTGATggggtattggacagaaggtgggagaggttgaaggacagatagagggagagaccactgggaGAGGGAAATGTAAGaatgaaacagtggaaccagattgaGTAGGGGGtcaccagaatttaaaaaaaaaattgtttctgactgtttaaggctgtccagttggaatatgatgtgttgttccttcaGTTTACGTTTGGCCTCATTCTGGCAATGGATGATGCTAAGGACAGACATGTCTTTGAGAGAATGGTGAgaggaactgaaatggttgactactggAAGTTCAAGCTTAGAGCCACAGACAAGTGATGCAGTCACCCAACCTCTGTTTAGTCTCACCAATGTCGAGGATACCACACTGATTACATcaaatgcagtagattaggttCGACAATGTAcatgtaaagctctgcctcacctggaaggtctgtttaTGGCTCTGGAATGGAGGtaggatggtggggggaggagatgtagggacactTTTTACACTTTCTGTGATTACAGCAAAATACACTTCTGGTGATTACTGTCTGTAAAATTCCAGAAGGAATTCTGCCAGGTAAGGAGGAGCAACAATTCATATACTGCCCGGGCAGTCTGCAACCCAATAGTATAAacatagaattttctaatttttatactgtaatggaagatttaaagtgTATTTTTtgacttttgcagcctttgcttctgcaaggctgagaacctgcttgttttttagaatcagcagacataagctaaattccaccgaggggccagagatgcagttatctgacgaaaggacatctgtgtaccaagaacatttaatcttcctgcttgttttggtcacaaactgtcagaggcctagccttgatgcaaaataaaccattgtattcaaagcaataagctgaaaattacattattcgatagaagtctagcatgctagcttgctcgcttatctttcttactgtgctgggaataggtgcttggttaagcagtttttgggtaatataagccatggtcctgctgctgaagtttgagactctccgagaggtggcaacatctctcagcaagaagaagaacttctagagtccagccaacatcccggtcgggggaggtggagaagctgctaccggtgccctgacaaccaactacaagtgtgcggtcgttgggACCAGTCCatgtgttgataagtatagttgggaagggcaagcatattgtagtttgaaatcagcttttgaatttgtaataaacatttgtataaactgaactgctctcggtgtatgtgtctattttcttttggtagctcaaacactgtgaccaatctaaaatgaacaaagtgagaggtacaagtttacccaggacagataCCCCTCCTGCTCTTCACATCCACCTCGACTAAGCTCCCCACTCATTCTAAAtctccctcttctttggtgccatCACCTTTGATCTCCATCTTTATCCTGATCCCTTTATCCATTACCCCATCCCCATCTCCATCCTGATCCCTACATTCATCcccattgttacgagcccagaggacccataaacctagGAGAATaggtcaccaagacaaatggttacttaaacaaaagttgcttttaattatctttaaacatgaaaacagaatcaaactttaagttatctattattaacttaaccccttctaattctaaacgtacctgtatgtaatgtgtgtgtgtgtgtgtgtgtgtgtcagttcagaaaatctctttggttcacagtccaatctcacttctcattcctccaagttcactggttgcaggcaattcttacactgtgcacagaatttaacatttataaagttcaccaggctttggtgctcgaaaggtaaatggttactgctcaggaaggttcttgttggttttcagagagatatgtgttattccaggacatccatagctgatgtacttccatcagtcacctcagtgtgtTGTTAACGAAACTTGTCctatcagggttctctagatgataacctcttactttcaggtcatcacagagttcctttttgtttcacttattccaagtgaaacattagacagccagtcctctcctcttgcatgaaccacaagggctgtgactCGGCCATCTTTCAACCTGGGGCTtcttcccagcttgtcctgtttgttccagctgctcttgctggctgtaacactgtcaagtgatctctgcttttctctctcactcagagacagagagaaagcctgtttgactctctcagctttcaaaaccacatgaccctcttacaacatcaAATTCTCCTGCAGACAACAgcggctccagcctgctctttcatctgttgcctttgggtAAACAAGAATCTATCAGTcatgtctcttgagcactcttcaaagctcttgcaaaaaggtgtgagaagccgctatgtctccagtatttcaaataagatctgtttttaaagtgtttaaaacctttcccaatttatctctgtggtgatatgtttcctccattgtatctaGTCAtgattgactactgtatatatggagctggcccacccactgttgactcataccctatgactccttctCCGTGGTCCTGGGCAATAAAGGTccagccacctctcccttcccgccaTTCCCTATACCTGGAACTGTTTATTtaagcctattgttccctcagGTGGTTACTAcaatctccccaaaacatttctatatactctgtcacaccatctCCATTCCCCAACTCCAATCCCTTCTcgtccccaaccccaccccacacTGGATCATTTCCCGCTCTTCCTCAACCCCTTCACCGTTTCATTcgtctctccctccaccatcacgcTCCACCCTGTGTGACTCATCTGCCTCCACTAAACCCTgttttttcttgcctctctctcccttcgtCTGCCATCTGCCCACCTGCTGCCTCCGTCTATCATGTTTCCCAGTCCCACTCTTTGACCTGGCTTCCCGACTCTGAATTCCCAGCCTTGAGGGTGTGTTCCGGCCTAAACCATGAAAcactctctttctcccactgatgctgctcgacccgctaAATTGCTTCAGCGGATTGTGTCCCTCAACAGAATATCTGGAGCCCCACCAGGCAGGGTCCTCACCGCGGAGCCGGAACTCTTGTCAGCGCTTCCCGAGCCCGGCTGTTGAGCCGGAGGGGTTTCGCGGACGGACCGGAGGACGCACGTGCGCTGCTCTTGACAACATGGTGGGGAAGGCGAAGAGGTCTCGGTTCAGGCTTCATTCCGCTGCCGTTAAGCTGACTGGGCAGGCCCGGGTGGAGAGCGAGCCTCCCCAGGGACCCGCTTCGACGAGGCCGCCGTTCCCCGGAGACGGAAGGAAGCGGCTAGAGGAGGTGAGTGCGACCGGGGAAGCGAGTGGCCGTTCCTGCCTGACCCACATGGGGCGGGTGGTGGCGCCCACGGGGCCCCGCGCTTTGACGTTTCAGCCCTGTCGCCTCCCGCCTCTGTGCCTGACCATCCTTGCCCCCAGCTCTCACCCCCAGCCCTGTCTCCAGTGGATTTCCCTCAACTGCCTTGATCTGTGTCCCTGTCGCCCGGTGTCGTTCTCAGTTCTGTCCTTATCCCTCCCGCCAGTGTGTTCCTCAGCCCTGATCTGGTCACCAGCTCTCTCTTTAGCTGTCCTGTTCGTTGCCCTCCTCAGGAAACAGATCACCTGTCAACTTCGCTCTTCGCGGGGACCAAGATTGACCCGAAGTTGCTTGTTAGGAAATTAGACAGTGAGGACTGCAAGACTGTGGTGTCCAGCAAGAAAGGTACTGTTAAAGCTCCCTTGTTGAAATTACATAATTTTTCTCAAACCATCATCAGCACCTTTTGTGGAGAGAGTCATGATACCATCACATGTTTTCCAAAGAACTTGCATCagtgcctttttaaaaaattactctGCAAATTACTTTATATTGGTTTtctgaactttttttaaaaaactggtaAATTACACTGTCCCTGCATGTTTAAAGGACAACTCAATAGTTTGGcaatttcatggttttcattcgGTATGACATCTTTTGACAAAATCAGTTCTGTTCCTGGTTTGTCAGTCCCACTACTCCTCCCGAACAATTTGCCCTGATCACACATTCTTCATGTGCattgctctctcactctctccaacTCACTTTTTATTCAGAAAACTACTTCTGAATCGTTTGTACTCTTCCTTGTGTTTCAGCATGAGGTGCAGCTCAAAGGCCAAGGCCATCTAGGTCGAAATAAAACTTAATTCCAAGAGTTAATTTGTGCCTTGCTTACCCTGTGTAAACATTTATGATTCAGAATGTCCATTCCATCCTTTTCTGAATGTTTGTGATTGGTTGACTGAAAGTTTGTGAGATTTGCTATTGAACTGAATGCTAAATGAGACAAAGATGTAGAATTAAAGCCACATGAATAGACCAATTCACATTCTTTTGTTTGTGCTGAATAAGTTAAATGTGGTAAGGCAGAGATTAGGAACAAAGTTGGTTTCAGTCTGTTTGGGGTAGAATTTGTTAAACCAAGTTCTAAAATTTCAGTCCAAGTTTGCAGTGTATTGattgacctgttgaattttaaTCCACTACGCTGCAGGTTGTTTCTCTTATATGCAAGGTACAATAAAATGAGCAAAAAGCTTCACATTCATCAAGATGGGGactaatgaagggctcaaccctgaaatgttggttatgtatctttatctttgctctataaaggacagtttgacctgttgagtttctccagcattgtatttttactttaaccacagtgtTTACAGACTTCTGTGTTCTACAGAAGTAGTAAACTAAAACTATACAAATGGTACCAACAGATGGTGGGTTAACATTCTGAGAGAGgaaattttctttgttcttttcctGAATGCCCACCACCAATCTCTTCTATAACTGATGAGgttcaaaatacatttaaatcatcatttatattcattttccatttttactCTTCTAACTCAATTATAGTTTCATTTGTTACCCTATATACTTGAAATGGATCGACTTTGTGAAATACCCATGTTTCCTTCATTCTTCAAATCTCTTTTGGCAAAAATGGAAGATGCATGTTGAAAGTCAAGCCTCAAAGTGATTTTATTCAACTATAATAAAATGAGCATGCTGGAAATCAAAGTAAAATTTGAAATAATCAGTGCCTTGTGAATAGTTCAAAGGATTTTAAGCATGGATGTTCTTAGCAAGTCAGTTATTTGGAGCCCATTCTGACTTGTTCTTGAAAGGATGATAATAGTCTGGATTCCTGAACTGCTGAATTCTTTCTGATGATTGATCACATCtctgagggagggggggagagggagggggggggagagggagggggggggagagggagggggggggagagggagggggggggagagggagggggggagagggagggggggagagggagggggggagagggagggggggagagggagggggggagggggaggggggggagggggaggggggggagggggggagggggagagggggagggggggagggggaggggggggggaggggaggagtggtatctgtctgatgtttctcttggaataagtgaaacagaaaggaactctgtcgtAGCCTGAAAGTAAGAGGTTTTCCTCTTgataaccctgatggggcaagttttttcatcaagtcactgaggtgactaatggtggtacctccattgtggaaatcctggaacaacaaatctctctctgcaaacccaatgAGAATCTTCCTAAGCGGTAAACAttgaccttttgagcaccaaagcctggcaaacttaatacatgttaatttttgtgcacagtgtaagaattgtctgcaaccagagaacttgcaagaatgagaaatgagattgaactgtgaaccaaataacttttcttaaatttacacatacattacacttagaattagaaggggttaagttgggtttagttaagttaaaagagatcagttaaaatttgattctgtttttatgtttaaagataattaacaacttttgtttaagtagctacttgtcttggtgaatggctATTGCTTCTGAGTTTTGGGGTCTTTTGGCCTCGTAACAACATGGATAGTGGTGGCCCACTCTTCATGCCATGTGACTCTGACCCCAAGGGACATCTGGCAGAAAATAAGAATTGCaaaagaatgctggaaataccaaGTGAAAGTTTTGGGTGGATAGTCTTTTGTTAGAACTGAAAGATTATTGGCTTGAAATCTTATTTCTGCTTCCATCACCACAGGTGCTACCAAacctactgagtatttccaacattttccagATTTCTGACCTCTGCAGATATTTTGCTTTTTCATATCTGCACAGGataagaaaatgaaattgaaatagaAATGTAGACAAGCTAGAAAGATAGTGCAGGCTTTTTATTAATGTTTGTTGCAGTGTCTATTTCATGGGATGGTGACTAAAGCAATGCCTTTCAGCCTTTCACTTGTATGTAAATGAATTTCATTCTCTTATCCTATAATGTTATCAAGCAAGCCAAGATTACTATTATGGCTCAGTTCTTATTGATATGCTCACTCTATATTTTTAATGGATTTAAGATTCTTATAAAGCTATTGTGTCTGAAATCAGGGTTAAGATTGTGTAAGAGTCTTTTTTCAAATGAGTGTTTGAGCTCTTCCAGTTCTTGATGAAATCAAAAGCTCAATATTGGACAAGTTTTTATCATGCCAGCTTCAGTTGTTTTTAAACTTGTTCCAGAACTATTTTATCTTGTTCCAAAACTATCTCCAGACAAGGCTGGAAAAAGGGCTTAATGAGTTAGGAACTGTTTTGCCTGACTCTGGAAGCTGCATTTCAAATGGATCACAGTATTTGTTTTATCTTTTTATGAAGAAGTTTTGACAACGTAGTTACAAACTGATATTTAACTTTGTCCCTTCACTCACTGAAATACGGGGTGAATTGTTCTGTTAATCATCTGTTGCCACTCTGCTGCATGGAGTCGTGCTCAAaatgaataaatagtttaaacatATATACTTAATGATCACATTGTGTTAAATGTTATTCAATTCCTTCACACCTTTGATTATAAGGGAGTAATCAAGGAACActaatgaatttgaaattggctTGCCTGCTGAAGGCAGAGGGTGAttgtagatggaacatattctgctggaggtctgtgactcaTGTCATTCTGCAGGTATCTGTTctggggaccccccccccccccccccttgtgatttttgaagaaaaatgtgaaaGTCTGGAAATATTGAGGTTTGATGTAACTGGAAgaaatggaggggtgggtcagtaagtttgcagatgacacaaaggtttgaGGTGTTGTGTATCATACAGAAGGTTGA of the Narcine bancroftii isolate sNarBan1 chromosome 4, sNarBan1.hap1, whole genome shotgun sequence genome contains:
- the slx9 gene encoding ribosome biogenesis protein SLX9 homolog isoform X1, producing the protein MLLDPLNCFSGLCPSTEYLEPHQAGSSPRSRNSCQRFPSPAVEPEGFRGRTGGRTCAALDNMVGKAKRSRFRLHSAAVKLTGQARVESEPPQGPASTRPPFPGDGRKRLEEETDHLSTSLFAGTKIDPKLLVRKLDSEDCKTVVSSKKGDKVQIPKKEKIKQRRERWLQKIEMIKLATEKKKAQEKRKSTPVVGDMQPLSDALPELKDLIGASNSSMTNKLKSNEKKKPEKIQYRRMKQAQKRKLVEEEMARFKETIGNPAFKVNPLAAVSEHLRKRMRQEDEI
- the slx9 gene encoding ribosome biogenesis protein SLX9 homolog isoform X2 gives rise to the protein MLLDPLNCFSGLCPSTEYLEPHQAGSSPRSRNSCQRFPSPAVEPEGFRGRTGGRTCAALDNMVGKAKRSRFRLHSAAVKLTGQARVESEPPQGPASTRPPFPGDGRKRLEEETDHLSTSLFAGTKIDPKLLVRKLDSEDCKTVVSSKKGDKVQIPKKEKIKQRRERWLQKIEMIKLATEKKKAQEKRKSTPVVGDMQPLSDALPELKDLIGASNSSMTNKLKSNEKKKPEKIQYRRMKQAQKRKLVYKRTKT